A region from the Mycobacterium heidelbergense genome encodes:
- a CDS encoding TetR/AcrR family transcriptional regulator: MPRVEPEAASTTASSVAARRGRERLRPDAGTRGALFSAASKIIRERGVHALTVADVLARAKLGTRAFYRHFDSKDQLVQAVFLEMARVEMRRLRRKMAAASNPVAAVAAWIDGRLDLAFDETVRSDLRVLSLEAQSQMFAAPAVVSPAYREMLTPLIDQLELGQRQGIFTKTDPLTHAELLHGAIWACVERQWATGDCDHAKAREAALRFCLGGLGAPEHLIAPVVGHG, encoded by the coding sequence ATGCCACGGGTTGAGCCGGAGGCCGCTTCGACGACCGCGAGTTCGGTTGCGGCACGGCGAGGACGCGAGAGGCTGCGCCCGGACGCCGGCACGCGAGGCGCGTTGTTCTCCGCGGCGTCAAAGATCATTCGCGAACGCGGCGTACACGCGCTGACGGTGGCCGACGTCCTGGCCCGCGCAAAGCTGGGCACACGCGCCTTTTATCGACATTTCGACTCGAAAGACCAACTCGTACAAGCGGTGTTCCTGGAGATGGCGCGCGTCGAGATGCGGCGATTGCGCCGCAAGATGGCGGCGGCGTCGAACCCGGTTGCGGCGGTGGCGGCCTGGATCGACGGCCGGCTCGATCTCGCCTTCGACGAGACCGTTCGGTCCGACCTGCGCGTCCTGTCGCTCGAAGCGCAGTCGCAGATGTTCGCCGCCCCCGCGGTGGTGAGCCCGGCATACCGGGAGATGTTGACGCCGCTCATCGACCAGCTCGAACTCGGCCAGCGGCAGGGGATTTTCACCAAGACCGACCCGCTGACCCACGCGGAGTTGTTGCACGGCGCGATATGGGCATGCGTCGAACGGCAATGGGCCACCGGGGACTGCGATCACGCCAAAGCCAGGGAAGCCGCGCTGCGGTTCTGCCTGGGCGGCCTGGGCGCCCCGGAGCACCTGATCGCGCCCGTCGTCGGCCACGGCTGA
- a CDS encoding SDR family NAD(P)-dependent oxidoreductase produces MDLGFAGSKAVVTGGSKGMGLAIAETLAAEGASVAVMARGKPALDAAVDSLKAAGAPDAVGISVDMSDAESIAAGFAAVADRWGELNSLVHTIGPADGYFEEMDDSDWDAAFALGTMSGVRSIRASLPMLRAAEWARIVTLSAHSIQRQNPRIVAYTASKAALSSVTKNLSKSLAGDGILVNCVCPGTIVTASFTETLRDILAADGLDAANPHDVMKWIDDNFHQPCDLGRAGLPEEIASITAYLVSRRNGYVTGATVNVDGGSDFV; encoded by the coding sequence ATGGATTTGGGCTTCGCCGGCTCGAAAGCCGTTGTCACCGGAGGCAGCAAGGGGATGGGACTGGCCATCGCCGAGACGCTGGCCGCGGAGGGCGCGAGCGTCGCCGTCATGGCACGGGGCAAACCGGCGCTCGACGCCGCGGTGGACTCCCTGAAAGCGGCGGGCGCGCCCGACGCCGTCGGAATCAGCGTCGACATGTCCGATGCCGAATCGATCGCGGCGGGATTCGCGGCGGTGGCGGATCGCTGGGGCGAACTCAACAGCCTGGTCCACACGATCGGCCCGGCCGACGGGTACTTCGAAGAGATGGACGACTCGGACTGGGACGCGGCGTTCGCGCTCGGCACCATGTCGGGGGTGCGATCGATCCGCGCCTCGTTGCCGATGCTGCGGGCCGCCGAATGGGCTCGCATCGTGACGTTGTCCGCGCATTCGATCCAGCGGCAGAACCCCCGCATCGTCGCGTACACCGCATCGAAGGCGGCCCTGAGCAGCGTGACCAAGAACTTGTCGAAAAGCCTGGCCGGGGACGGCATCCTGGTGAATTGCGTGTGTCCGGGCACCATCGTGACGGCGAGCTTCACCGAGACGCTCAGGGATATCCTCGCCGCCGACGGGCTCGACGCCGCAAACCCGCATGACGTGATGAAGTGGATCGACGACAATTTTCATCAGCCGTGCGACCTTGGCCGAGCCGGGCTGCCCGAGGAAATCGCGTCCATCACCGCCTATCTGGTGTCTCGGCGCAACGGGTACGTCACCGGCGCGACCGTGAACGTCGACGGCGGGTCGGACTTCGTCTGA
- a CDS encoding aromatic ring-hydroxylating oxygenase subunit alpha has translation MDPSEREFGQSGIALSTYRFPTGWFIVAFASDLAAGQVKRAHYFGEELVLFRAESGRVHVMDAYCQHLGANLGVGGTVEGENIVCPWHGWRWRGDGTNALIPYSKIGCKNNVRIRTYPSMEWYGFILAWHERHGRAPYWQPPVLPELETGEYYPLHPHTQMLNRVKVHPQMIIENAADPYHVQYVHKAANPATTASFEVSGYHLHATVNAHFGGGRASTWLTPNGPVDAKIVYDNYSLGLGIVRFPSELVATVQVTGQTPVDEDYTDYFYTQASVREPGDAGDVPTGRAAKFLALQQEVIKQDFFTWENMKYLEKPNLAPEEAHDYAALRRWAHRFYPGAQPSPSDFGYTAEGEPDPAASKA, from the coding sequence ATGGACCCCTCGGAACGAGAGTTCGGACAGTCCGGCATTGCGTTGTCGACCTACCGGTTCCCGACGGGCTGGTTCATCGTCGCCTTCGCCTCCGACCTCGCCGCCGGTCAGGTCAAGCGGGCCCACTACTTCGGCGAGGAGCTCGTGCTGTTCCGCGCCGAATCCGGCCGGGTGCACGTGATGGACGCCTACTGCCAGCACCTGGGTGCCAACCTGGGCGTCGGCGGCACCGTGGAGGGCGAGAACATCGTCTGCCCCTGGCACGGTTGGCGCTGGCGCGGCGACGGCACCAACGCGCTGATTCCCTACAGCAAGATCGGCTGCAAGAACAACGTCCGCATCCGCACCTACCCGAGCATGGAGTGGTACGGCTTCATCCTGGCCTGGCACGAGCGTCACGGCCGCGCGCCGTACTGGCAGCCGCCGGTGCTGCCCGAGCTGGAAACGGGGGAGTACTACCCGCTGCACCCGCACACCCAGATGCTCAACCGGGTCAAGGTGCACCCGCAGATGATCATCGAGAACGCCGCCGACCCCTACCACGTCCAATACGTGCACAAGGCCGCCAATCCCGCCACCACCGCGTCGTTCGAGGTGTCCGGTTACCACCTGCACGCCACCGTCAACGCGCATTTCGGCGGCGGCCGCGCGTCGACCTGGTTGACCCCGAACGGGCCGGTCGACGCCAAGATCGTCTACGACAACTACTCGCTGGGGCTGGGCATCGTGCGTTTCCCCAGCGAGCTGGTGGCCACCGTCCAGGTGACCGGGCAGACGCCGGTCGACGAGGACTACACCGACTACTTCTACACCCAGGCCTCCGTGCGCGAGCCCGGCGACGCCGGCGACGTGCCCACCGGCCGCGCCGCCAAGTTCCTTGCGCTGCAGCAAGAGGTCATCAAACAGGACTTCTTCACGTGGGAGAACATGAAATACCTCGAGAAGCCGAACCTGGCCCCCGAGGAGGCACACGACTACGCGGCGCTGCGCCGCTGGGCGCACCGCTTCTACCCGGGCGCGCAGCCCTCGCCCTCCGACTTCGGCTACACCGCCGAGGGTGAACCCGACCCGGCGGCCTCGAAGGCCTGA
- a CDS encoding AMP-binding protein, with the protein MPGPADFGVDRFTVPAVLDRRAEQHPDRVMMSIAGVDVTFEQMRRRSCAAANMLTDLGVGRGDGVALFTATCPEWVYFWLGAARIGAVSAAVNAASKGDFLLHTLRLSRAKVILTDGERRPRVDEVADGLETVTDVVVQGDSLAEALGGADRPPADAVVGVGDVGSLFYTSGTTGPSKAVATTWHYLFSVAATVASAWDFRAGEVLWTAMPLFHLSAAPSVLAPMLVGGTTVLAKAFHPGEVWDDVRAHGAIGFAGAGAMVSMLRNLPEDPRDAQLPLRFISAAPIDANSYHDIEKRYGCCIVTMYGMTEAFPIAVKGVADEGVPGTSGRPNPNFDVRIVDQRGDPLPAGTVGEIACRPRRAHVMSEGYVGQGSRMDPHPEWFRTGDLGRLDADDNLTYVDRIKDSLRRRGENVSSVEVEAVVMRHPAVAEAAAVGVPSELGEDDILLIVTLRPGAALDCAELLDFCAARMPYFCVPRFVETVDELPKNVIGRIRKDLLRTRGLKAGVWDREKYGYVVNR; encoded by the coding sequence ATGCCGGGGCCCGCCGACTTCGGCGTCGATCGTTTCACCGTGCCGGCCGTGCTGGATCGCCGCGCCGAGCAGCACCCCGACCGGGTGATGATGTCGATCGCCGGGGTCGACGTGACCTTCGAGCAGATGCGCCGGCGGTCCTGCGCGGCGGCCAACATGCTGACCGACCTCGGCGTCGGGCGCGGCGACGGCGTGGCGTTGTTCACCGCGACCTGCCCGGAGTGGGTCTACTTCTGGCTGGGCGCGGCGCGCATCGGCGCGGTGAGCGCGGCGGTGAACGCCGCGAGCAAGGGTGACTTCTTGCTGCACACGCTCCGGCTGTCGCGGGCCAAGGTGATCCTCACCGACGGCGAGCGACGGCCCCGCGTCGACGAGGTCGCCGACGGGTTGGAGACCGTGACCGACGTTGTGGTGCAAGGTGATTCGCTCGCCGAGGCCCTGGGTGGTGCCGACCGCCCGCCGGCCGACGCTGTCGTTGGGGTGGGTGACGTGGGATCGCTGTTCTATACCTCGGGCACCACGGGACCGTCGAAAGCGGTTGCCACGACGTGGCATTACCTGTTCTCGGTGGCGGCGACGGTCGCGTCGGCCTGGGACTTTCGCGCGGGGGAGGTGCTGTGGACGGCGATGCCGCTGTTCCACCTGAGCGCGGCCCCGAGCGTGCTGGCCCCCATGCTGGTCGGTGGAACGACCGTGTTGGCCAAGGCCTTCCATCCCGGCGAGGTGTGGGACGACGTCCGGGCCCACGGCGCCATCGGCTTCGCGGGCGCCGGCGCGATGGTGTCGATGCTGCGGAATCTGCCCGAGGATCCGCGTGACGCACAGCTGCCGCTGCGGTTCATCTCCGCCGCGCCCATCGACGCGAATTCCTACCACGACATCGAAAAGCGTTACGGCTGCTGCATCGTCACGATGTACGGGATGACCGAGGCCTTCCCGATCGCCGTCAAGGGCGTGGCCGACGAGGGGGTACCCGGGACGTCGGGACGGCCGAACCCCAACTTCGACGTGCGGATCGTCGACCAGCGTGGCGACCCGCTGCCCGCCGGCACCGTCGGGGAGATCGCCTGCCGGCCCAGGCGCGCACACGTGATGAGCGAGGGCTATGTGGGCCAGGGTTCGCGGATGGACCCGCACCCGGAGTGGTTCCGCACCGGCGATCTGGGCCGGCTCGACGCCGACGACAACCTGACCTACGTGGACCGCATCAAGGATTCGCTGCGCAGGCGCGGCGAGAACGTCTCCTCGGTCGAGGTCGAAGCCGTCGTGATGCGCCATCCCGCGGTGGCCGAGGCCGCGGCGGTCGGGGTGCCCAGCGAGCTGGGCGAGGACGACATCCTGCTGATCGTGACGTTGCGCCCCGGCGCCGCGCTGGACTGCGCGGAGTTGCTCGACTTCTGCGCCGCTCGCATGCCGTACTTCTGCGTGCCGCGATTCGTCGAGACGGTCGATGAACTTCCCAAGAACGTCATAGGGCGGATACGTAAAGATTTGTTGCGTACTCGGGGTTTAAAAGCGGGCGTCTGGGATCGCGAAAAATACGGTTATGTCGTTAATCGCTAA
- a CDS encoding nuclear transport factor 2 family protein, which translates to MTLTYQQEQLLQAVTGRAAILDLDARHNRAYSDGDRERWIATFRHSGASYTRDSEQFTDLRTAFDGGNGQRLVTVDHEIHIDGVQATQRCVVVLFAAMFGDTALRATGTYKDALVYERGGWFFTSRVLEWDSVPSRHPLVM; encoded by the coding sequence ATGACCCTGACCTATCAGCAAGAGCAGCTCCTCCAAGCCGTGACGGGCCGCGCCGCCATCCTGGATCTGGACGCCCGGCACAATCGGGCCTATTCCGATGGCGATCGCGAGCGCTGGATCGCCACCTTCCGCCATTCCGGCGCCAGCTACACCCGCGATAGCGAGCAGTTCACCGATCTGCGCACGGCGTTCGACGGCGGCAACGGGCAGCGCCTGGTCACCGTCGATCACGAGATCCACATCGACGGCGTCCAAGCGACCCAGCGTTGTGTCGTCGTGCTTTTCGCCGCCATGTTCGGCGACACCGCGCTGCGGGCCACCGGCACGTACAAGGACGCGCTGGTCTACGAGCGCGGCGGCTGGTTCTTCACTTCGCGCGTGCTCGAATGGGATTCGGTGCCCAGCCGGCACCCGCTCGTCATGTGA
- a CDS encoding FAS1-like dehydratase domain-containing protein: MVGAKSEPRTARTPVSGARIQLFAAMVHDGNRSYWDREFAREKWGGLLAPPALLMGWLIPPPWEPRGRPPAASVALRVPLPGTTFVNAANDVEFLRPIVEGDLLSVVEELVSVSPEKRTRLGAGHFVETLETYRRQDGTVVATCRNTLFRFTPGGSS; encoded by the coding sequence ATGGTCGGCGCGAAGAGCGAACCGCGAACCGCGCGAACGCCGGTCAGCGGCGCGCGCATTCAATTGTTCGCCGCGATGGTCCACGACGGCAATCGTTCGTATTGGGACCGCGAGTTCGCCCGGGAGAAATGGGGAGGTCTGCTCGCCCCGCCGGCTTTGTTGATGGGCTGGCTCATACCCCCACCGTGGGAGCCGCGGGGTAGGCCGCCGGCGGCGTCGGTGGCGCTGCGGGTGCCGTTGCCGGGCACCACCTTCGTCAATGCGGCCAACGACGTTGAGTTCCTGCGGCCCATCGTCGAGGGCGACCTGCTCAGCGTCGTGGAGGAGCTGGTGTCGGTGTCGCCGGAAAAGCGGACCCGGCTGGGGGCCGGGCATTTCGTCGAAACGCTGGAGACGTATCGCCGGCAGGACGGAACCGTGGTCGCCACATGCCGAAACACGTTGTTTCGCTTCACACCCGGCGGTTCGTCGTGA
- a CDS encoding MaoC family dehydratase, whose product MTGADLDWDDITVPVDLPEVVDHISYQRVVENAGATWDYFPGHFDPAYAQSQGNPTIYVNTMHLAGFADRVATDWAGPSSRVVRRSMRLAGSVYAGDTMVGRGRAVAKRRDTSVDPPRRLVDIQIQVTNQHGALCCPVELTLQLPDRRA is encoded by the coding sequence GTGACCGGTGCGGATCTGGACTGGGACGACATCACCGTTCCCGTCGACCTGCCCGAGGTGGTCGACCACATCAGCTATCAGCGAGTGGTCGAGAACGCGGGAGCGACGTGGGACTATTTCCCCGGCCATTTCGATCCTGCCTACGCCCAAAGCCAGGGCAACCCAACGATTTACGTCAACACCATGCACCTCGCCGGGTTCGCCGACCGCGTCGCGACCGATTGGGCGGGCCCGAGCAGCCGCGTGGTGCGCCGGTCCATGCGGCTGGCCGGTTCGGTGTATGCCGGCGACACCATGGTCGGTCGGGGCCGGGCGGTGGCCAAGCGGCGGGACACCTCGGTGGACCCGCCGCGCCGCCTCGTCGACATCCAGATCCAGGTGACCAATCAGCATGGCGCGCTGTGCTGTCCGGTCGAGCTGACCCTGCAGCTGCCCGACCGGCGGGCATGA
- a CDS encoding aldehyde dehydrogenase — protein MTENSCHRSYDELFVGGHWRKPASPQHLTVISPHSEEPIGHAQAAGPEDVDAAVAAARRAFDHGPWPRMTPGERMAKLDELAAIYSGHIDEMADLITAEMGSPRSFSRLGQAAGAASMMHLTLAVARDFPWVERRRGVLGDVHLHRAPVGVVGAIVPWNVPQFLIMPKLIPALVAGCAVVIKPAPETPLDALWLAEMIERVGLPEGVVSVLPGGPDVGEALVRHPGVDKIAFTGSSATGRRIAALCGEQLKRVSLELGGKSAAIVLDDADIGKTVAGLKTAGLMNNGQACVAQTRILVSERRHDELVDALAEMMSGLRVGDPADEATDVGPLVAQRQQRRVQDYIRSGQREGARMILGGEDSPAERGWYVRPTLFADATNEMRIAREEIFGPVLTVLRYRDEDDAIRIANDSDYGLAGSVWTADTAHGLRIAARVRTGTYGINMYMLDISSPFGGFKQSGLGREFGPEGLDEYVELQSVVCNGPMPPL, from the coding sequence ATGACGGAAAATTCCTGCCACCGTTCGTATGACGAACTTTTCGTCGGCGGTCACTGGCGCAAACCCGCCAGCCCCCAACACCTGACGGTCATTTCCCCGCACTCCGAGGAGCCCATCGGCCACGCTCAGGCGGCCGGCCCCGAGGACGTCGACGCGGCCGTCGCCGCCGCGCGACGGGCCTTCGACCACGGCCCGTGGCCGCGCATGACCCCCGGGGAGCGGATGGCCAAGCTCGACGAGCTGGCCGCGATCTACTCCGGTCACATCGACGAGATGGCCGACCTGATCACCGCGGAGATGGGATCGCCGCGCAGCTTCAGCAGACTCGGCCAGGCCGCGGGGGCGGCGTCGATGATGCACCTCACCCTGGCGGTCGCGCGGGACTTCCCGTGGGTGGAACGCCGCCGGGGCGTGCTCGGCGACGTGCACCTGCACCGGGCCCCGGTCGGGGTGGTCGGCGCGATAGTGCCGTGGAACGTGCCGCAATTCCTGATCATGCCCAAGCTGATCCCCGCCCTCGTCGCGGGCTGCGCGGTCGTCATCAAGCCGGCACCCGAAACGCCTTTGGACGCTTTGTGGTTGGCCGAGATGATCGAGCGGGTGGGCCTGCCCGAGGGCGTGGTATCGGTGCTGCCCGGCGGGCCCGATGTCGGCGAGGCGCTGGTGCGCCATCCGGGCGTGGACAAGATCGCGTTCACCGGGTCCAGCGCGACCGGGCGCCGGATCGCGGCGCTGTGCGGGGAGCAGCTCAAGCGGGTGAGCCTGGAGCTGGGCGGCAAGTCGGCGGCGATCGTTCTCGACGACGCCGACATCGGCAAGACCGTGGCCGGGCTGAAGACGGCCGGCCTGATGAACAACGGCCAGGCCTGCGTCGCGCAGACCCGCATCCTGGTCAGCGAACGACGCCACGACGAGCTGGTCGACGCCCTGGCGGAGATGATGTCGGGCCTGCGCGTCGGGGATCCCGCCGACGAGGCCACCGACGTCGGACCCCTTGTCGCGCAACGGCAACAGCGCCGGGTGCAGGACTACATCCGGTCCGGGCAGCGGGAAGGCGCGCGCATGATCCTCGGCGGCGAGGACAGCCCGGCCGAGCGCGGCTGGTACGTGCGGCCAACCCTGTTCGCCGACGCCACCAACGAGATGCGCATCGCGCGGGAGGAGATTTTCGGCCCGGTGTTGACCGTCCTGCGCTACCGCGACGAGGACGACGCGATCCGGATCGCCAACGACAGCGACTACGGCCTGGCCGGTTCGGTGTGGACCGCCGACACCGCCCACGGCCTGCGGATCGCCGCCCGGGTGCGCACCGGCACCTACGGCATCAACATGTACATGCTCGACATCAGCAGCCCGTTCGGCGGCTTCAAGCAGTCGGGCCTCGGGCGGGAGTTCGGGCCGGAGGGCCTCGACGAATACGTCGAGCTGCAATCGGTGGTCTGCAACGGGCCGATGCCGCCGCTATGA
- a CDS encoding secreted hydrolase, whose translation MKSDWRSYPFRLVPGDPQLDFPAAEGEHPDQESDTWFIAGRLDATETDRSFAFLTIFNKNRPGGTVVADFYTMALFDLDTGDYGTYTDYDMPPANLEPGAQRKLDMALGYLDVSYHSGAGTASWTACRDADGKLLPYTYRVSVVGEDHSGRRMRLDLAVTPTRAPTPVGASTYNGKIVCFGQSDTYSYFQTGMAMTGTLRWGDVVEQVSGSGGHVDRQWFPKYAGGGGTGGDPRARSHEWRTINFDNGVDVSIWRQFDRANGNALQPFTGVTTSYPDPGMPPRCAEDVEVTISSYVRWPNAVRPLVRPVAAARYMPDRHRITCATLQLDVIGEPLVAAPAHGLPIEYMEGPYRYHGTLWGKPVTGFAFNERSLALYRDWELVEVLATTVASAEPAVPELRAMVDRVAPLVASGRRGEAVELLSGVAPVENELLATILDDLIAVLSSGD comes from the coding sequence ATGAAGAGCGACTGGCGCAGTTACCCATTCCGGTTGGTGCCCGGCGATCCGCAGCTCGATTTCCCGGCCGCCGAAGGCGAACACCCCGACCAGGAGTCGGACACCTGGTTCATCGCCGGTCGGCTCGACGCCACCGAGACGGACCGGTCATTCGCGTTCCTGACCATCTTCAACAAGAACCGGCCCGGCGGAACGGTGGTCGCGGACTTCTACACCATGGCGCTGTTCGACCTGGACACCGGCGATTACGGCACCTATACGGATTACGACATGCCGCCGGCCAACCTGGAGCCGGGCGCGCAGCGCAAGCTGGACATGGCCCTGGGGTATCTCGACGTCAGCTACCACAGCGGCGCCGGAACCGCGTCGTGGACGGCGTGCCGCGACGCCGACGGGAAACTGTTGCCCTACACCTACCGTGTCAGCGTGGTGGGCGAGGACCACTCGGGTCGGCGGATGCGGCTCGACCTGGCCGTAACGCCAACGCGCGCACCGACACCGGTGGGCGCGTCGACCTACAACGGGAAGATCGTCTGCTTCGGTCAAAGCGACACCTACTCGTATTTCCAGACCGGAATGGCGATGACCGGGACCTTGCGCTGGGGCGATGTGGTCGAGCAGGTCTCCGGCAGCGGGGGGCACGTCGACCGGCAGTGGTTCCCGAAGTACGCCGGCGGCGGGGGAACCGGGGGAGACCCGCGGGCCAGGTCCCACGAATGGCGCACCATCAACTTCGATAACGGCGTGGACGTGAGCATCTGGCGGCAGTTCGACCGCGCGAACGGCAATGCGCTGCAGCCGTTTACCGGCGTGACGACGAGTTATCCCGACCCGGGCATGCCGCCGCGGTGCGCCGAGGACGTCGAGGTGACGATCAGCAGCTACGTCCGGTGGCCGAACGCGGTGCGGCCGCTGGTGCGGCCGGTCGCCGCGGCCCGCTACATGCCGGATCGGCACCGGATCACTTGCGCCACACTGCAACTGGATGTCATCGGGGAGCCGCTGGTGGCGGCCCCGGCGCACGGGTTGCCGATCGAATACATGGAAGGGCCGTACCGCTATCACGGAACGCTGTGGGGCAAACCCGTGACCGGGTTCGCGTTCAACGAGCGCTCGTTGGCGCTGTACCGGGACTGGGAGCTGGTCGAGGTGCTGGCCACCACTGTCGCGAGCGCCGAACCCGCCGTCCCGGAGCTGCGGGCGATGGTGGATCGGGTGGCGCCCTTGGTGGCCTCCGGCCGTCGCGGCGAGGCGGTGGAGCTGTTGAGCGGGGTGGCGCCCGTTGAAAACGAGCTACTGGCAACCATTCTCGACGACCTGATCGCCGTGCTGTCGTCGGGCGATTAG
- a CDS encoding aromatic ring-hydroxylating oxygenase subunit alpha — MDRDQLVDLTRRALKLARDKATDLAPATHRVDAADYTSVDRHNRDRALLLASPQLVGYVSELAGPGAYCTKTVMGRSVLLTRTSDGSVKAFDNVCLHRQSPVVTGRGSAKRFTCPYHAWTYDNTGRLVGVPGREGFPDVTVKSDGLTELPAAEFAGFLWVALDPGATLDVAAHLGPLADELDSWGIGRWSPLGEKVLDCPINWKLAVDTFSENYHFATVHRQTFATIARSNCTVFDAYGPHHRLIFPLNTILELDDMPEEQWNPFHNMVVIYALFPNIVLSVTIANGELFRIYPGDRPGRSITVHQNSTPLDLSDESVAAGAQAVFDYAHATVRDEDYRLVEGLQANLESGARDHLLFGRNEPGLQHRHATWARALASATDQAAVRL; from the coding sequence ATGGACCGTGACCAGCTCGTCGACCTGACCCGGCGCGCCTTGAAACTGGCGCGCGACAAGGCGACCGACCTCGCCCCCGCGACCCACCGGGTCGACGCGGCCGACTACACCTCGGTCGACCGACACAACCGGGACAGGGCCCTGCTGCTGGCCAGCCCGCAGCTGGTCGGCTACGTCTCGGAGCTCGCCGGTCCCGGCGCGTACTGCACCAAGACGGTGATGGGGCGATCGGTCCTGCTGACCAGGACGTCCGACGGGTCCGTCAAGGCGTTCGACAACGTCTGCCTGCACCGGCAGTCGCCGGTGGTGACGGGGCGCGGCAGCGCCAAGCGATTCACCTGCCCGTACCACGCGTGGACGTACGACAACACCGGGCGGTTGGTCGGCGTGCCGGGCCGCGAGGGCTTTCCCGACGTGACCGTCAAGTCCGACGGCCTGACCGAGCTTCCGGCCGCCGAGTTCGCCGGATTCCTCTGGGTGGCATTGGATCCCGGCGCGACCCTGGACGTCGCCGCGCACCTGGGGCCGCTGGCCGACGAGCTCGACTCCTGGGGCATCGGGCGCTGGTCCCCGCTGGGCGAGAAGGTGCTCGACTGCCCGATCAACTGGAAGCTGGCGGTCGACACCTTTTCGGAGAACTACCATTTCGCCACCGTGCACCGGCAGACGTTTGCCACGATCGCCCGCAGCAACTGCACGGTCTTCGATGCGTACGGGCCCCATCACCGGTTGATCTTCCCGCTCAACACGATCCTGGAACTGGACGATATGCCCGAGGAGCAATGGAACCCGTTCCACAACATGGTCGTGATCTACGCGCTGTTCCCCAACATCGTGCTGTCGGTGACCATCGCCAACGGCGAGCTGTTCCGGATCTACCCGGGCGACCGACCGGGCAGATCGATCACCGTGCACCAGAACTCGACACCGCTGGACCTGTCCGACGAATCCGTGGCCGCCGGCGCCCAGGCCGTCTTCGACTACGCGCACGCCACGGTGCGCGACGAGGACTACCGGCTGGTCGAGGGATTGCAGGCCAACCTCGAGTCGGGCGCCCGCGATCACCTGCTGTTCGGCCGCAACGAACCGGGGCTGCAGCATCGCCACGCCACCTGGGCCCGGGCGCTCGCCTCGGCTACCGACCAAGCCGCGGTGAGGCTGTAA
- a CDS encoding MerR family transcriptional regulator — translation MAEQLLIGDVTALTGIASGRIRHYEKIGLLRAEHLSNGYRVFDVEQVLDLLRIDLMRSLGVGINDIQRLVDGGHTTLADLLDEHRGLLVRQRDRLDQLIAAIDRAAAGSADDLNEHILRRLATTHRDSIGVIGRLSAPLPAPVAAMYADLFDEWELPVPALFGQMVLPPAASTLLAQLAETPGRQVLFDRLRTLAGEVVSLGENESAAGELARDWIDEQLADPLPDDVVGALRGVRPLLEHEPVIVQGFRAWAQSINAGAAHFLDEIAVQTARRRLEAVSVIVLPGDAPT, via the coding sequence GTGGCTGAGCAGTTGCTGATCGGCGACGTCACGGCCCTGACCGGGATCGCCTCGGGCCGCATCCGCCACTACGAGAAAATCGGGTTGCTGCGCGCGGAGCACCTGTCCAACGGCTACCGGGTCTTCGACGTCGAGCAGGTCCTCGACCTGTTGCGCATCGACCTGATGCGAAGCCTGGGCGTCGGCATCAACGACATTCAGCGGTTGGTCGACGGCGGGCACACCACCCTGGCCGATCTCCTCGACGAGCACCGCGGATTGCTGGTGCGCCAGCGGGACCGGCTGGATCAGCTGATCGCGGCCATCGACCGCGCCGCCGCCGGGAGCGCCGACGACCTCAACGAACACATCCTGCGCAGGCTGGCGACCACCCACCGCGACAGCATCGGCGTCATCGGGCGGCTCAGCGCCCCGCTGCCCGCGCCCGTCGCCGCGATGTATGCCGACCTGTTCGACGAGTGGGAGCTGCCGGTTCCGGCCCTGTTCGGGCAGATGGTTTTGCCGCCCGCGGCCAGCACGCTGCTGGCGCAGCTCGCCGAGACGCCGGGACGCCAGGTGCTCTTCGACCGATTGCGCACGCTCGCCGGCGAAGTGGTTTCGTTGGGCGAAAACGAGTCGGCCGCAGGGGAACTCGCGCGCGACTGGATCGACGAGCAGCTGGCCGACCCGTTGCCCGACGACGTGGTCGGCGCGCTGCGCGGCGTGCGGCCGCTGCTGGAGCACGAGCCGGTGATCGTGCAGGGATTCCGGGCCTGGGCCCAGTCGATCAACGCCGGGGCCGCTCACTTCCTCGACGAGATCGCCGTCCAGACCGCTCGCCGCCGTCTCGAGGCCGTGAGCGTCATCGTGCTTCCCGGCGATGCGCCAACGTGA